TGAAGTAACTAGAGCCAACTGCTCTTCAGATTATTTTATTTATGCCGAAACTCATTTTTCTGTTAATGATATCAACATTGATGGTCGTTTTACTTTATTCCTCGAACCTCAATCACATGAACACTTCATTGAACTTCTCAACAAATCAATGAATTTTTAGTTTTTATGGATTCAAATAAATTGGAGTACTCTCTTTTTGACTATATCTCTGTTGGTGTTTGTATTATCAATAGAGATTATAGGGTTCAATTCTGGAATGAGTATATGGAAGCATATACTGGTTACAGTAGTAGTGAAATTATTAATAAACCTCTTAACGAGTTCTTTCCTGCATTTGAAAATGAGAAATATCGTGATCTGGTTGAAAATGTTTTTATTGGATGGCCTCCAGTAATACTTTCTTCAAGGCTACATTCTCCCTTTTTCACTTTTAAAGAACAAGAAAATAAAGACAGGTTTCAAGATTTAACCATTGTCCCTATTCTAGTTCCTAATAGTGAAAGTTATAATGCTATCATTACTGTTACGGATGTAACAGATATCACTAAAAAACTTGAAGAACAGAATACACTGTATCGCCAAGCGCAAGAAGAAATACGGATTAGAAAACAAATTCAGAAAAAACTAAGAGAATCAGAGAAGAACCTCAAAGAGTTAGTATTAACTAAGGATAAATTTTTCTCAATCATTGCGCATGATTTAATAAACCCATTTAATGCGCTATTGGGTTTAAGTAATATTTTAATTTCTGGTTGTGAAGAAAAGGACTATGAAAAGGTAGAAGAGTGTAGTAATCTCATCAACATATCTACTGAAAGTGTATATGCACTACTAATCAATCTGCTTGACTGGTCAAGACTTCAGTTAGGAAAATTTCAACTTAACCCGGAGCAATTTAAAGTAGAAGAATCTATTGATAACATTATATCACAACTGATTAGTTCGGCTGACGGTAAGGAGATAACAATAATTAAGTACGTCCAACCATCATTAACAATTTTTGCAGACAGGAATATGTTTAGCACAGTAATCAGGAATCTGCTTTCGAACGCTATTAAATTTTCATTTAGGAAAGGCAAGATAGAGATTAACGCCTCAATAGTTAATAAAGATATGATAGTCGCCATTTCTGATACTGGCATAGGTATGACTCAGGATGATATTAAGCATCTATTCAAAATTGACTCTAATGCTTCATCTCCAGGAACTGAAAAGGAAAGAGGAACTGGGCTTGGATTAATTCTATGCAAAGAATTTATAGATCAGCATAAAGGTAAGATTTGGGTTGAAAGCGAAATTGGTAAAGGTTCTACTTTTTGCTTTAGCCTACCAATCCACGAACATCTTTAGTTTCTTTAACTCGCATGATTCGCAGTTTAGTTTCATTTTTTCTAGTATATTTGCACTGTTTTTTGTTTGAGAAAAATGGAGTGAATTATATCAAATATTATTAGAATAATATAAAACACATTTCATTCAATCAGATTATTATATATATAAATCATTATAATATGGTTGTAAACGCTACAATTTGGATTGGTTTCATAATTTTTGTATTATTGATGCTGGCCTTGGATCTTTTTGTATTCAATCGCAAACCACACGAAAT
This window of the Bacteroidales bacterium genome carries:
- a CDS encoding PAS domain-containing sensor histidine kinase codes for the protein MDSNKLEYSLFDYISVGVCIINRDYRVQFWNEYMEAYTGYSSSEIINKPLNEFFPAFENEKYRDLVENVFIGWPPVILSSRLHSPFFTFKEQENKDRFQDLTIVPILVPNSESYNAIITVTDVTDITKKLEEQNTLYRQAQEEIRIRKQIQKKLRESEKNLKELVLTKDKFFSIIAHDLINPFNALLGLSNILISGCEEKDYEKVEECSNLINISTESVYALLINLLDWSRLQLGKFQLNPEQFKVEESIDNIISQLISSADGKEITIIKYVQPSLTIFADRNMFSTVIRNLLSNAIKFSFRKGKIEINASIVNKDMIVAISDTGIGMTQDDIKHLFKIDSNASSPGTEKERGTGLGLILCKEFIDQHKGKIWVESEIGKGSTFCFSLPIHEHL